The nucleotide window GTTTCGGCAAAGCGGTTGCCGAGTTTCCCACAAAACGTGTTACCGTTGAGGTTAAGTCTTTAAACAGTAAACAATTGGATTTGTCAACCCGTATTCCCGGTCTCTATCGGGAGAAAGAGATGGAAATCCGCAACGAGCTTTCGCAGTTGATCGAGCGGGGAAAGGTAGATTTCTCCATTTACATTGAAAATCTGGGCAAAGAGAGTTCGACTCAAATCAATGCGTCGGTTGTGGATAGCTATATCAAACAGATATCGAATATTGCTGAAAACAGCGGTGTTGCCCTGCCTGCTGATTGGTTTTCAGTGGTACTTCGCCTGCCTGAAGCGCTTAAGACCGAGATTCAGGAGCTGGATGAAGAGGAATGGAAAGGCGTGCATGATGCAATTGTCAGAGCCGCGAAGCAGTTGATTGATTTCCGCAAGCAAGAAGGAGCTGGACTCCAAACCTTGTTGGGACAAAAGATCGAAGCTATCTCTTCTTTGCTCAAAGAGGTGGATAACTACGAAGGGGAGCGCATCGAACGCGTTAAAACCCGTCTTGCAGAAGGTCTTGCCAAGTTGGAGAATGTAGATTATGACCGCAACCGTTTTGAGCAGGAGCTGATTTTCTACATCGAAAAGCTGGATGTCAACGAAGAGAAGCACCGTCTTGCTCATCACCTGAAATATTTCCTCGAGACTATGGATCACACTCACGGTCAGGGTAAGAAACTGGGCTTTATCAGCCAGGAGATTGGCCGCGAGATTAATACCTTGGGTTCCAAATCCAATCATGCTGAGATGCAGAAGATTGTTGTTCGTATGAAGGATGAATTGGAACAAATCAAGGAACAAGTATTGAATGTGCTTTAATGATCTTCATTTCTTAGTGAAACTTTGTGCCCTTAGTGTCTTAGTGGTAATATAATATGAATTCAAAAATCGTCATCTTTTCCGCACCATCCGGTTCCGGGAAATCAACCATAATCAACTATCTACTCACGCAGAACCTGAATCTTGCGTTCTCCATTTCGGCAACCAGCCGTGAGCCGCGGGGTACGGAGCAGCACGGCGTAGAATACTATTTCCTTTCTCCCGAAGAGTTTCGTACAAAGATTGCTGCCGGTGAATTTCTCGAATATGAAGAGGTATATACCGACCGCTATTACGGTACGTTAAAGTCAGAAGTGGATCGCATCCTGAATGACGGACATCATGTCGTTTTCGATGTGGATGTATTGGGTGGAGTCAATATCAAGAAGTATTACGGTGAGCGTGCTTTATCTGTATTCATTCAACCTCCAAGCATTGAGGAGCTGCGTAATCGGTTGGTATTTCGTAACACTGATGCCGCAGAGGTGATTGATTCACGTATTGACCGCGCTGAGTTTGAGCTGGGTTTTGCTTCTCAGTTTGATGTGGTGATTGTCAATGACGATCTGGAAAAGGCAAAAGCCGAAACGTTGACGGTTTTGAAAAACTTTTTTGAAAAATAAGATAGCCTTTTCTTTCAAAGGCTATTTATGTATAACCTTATAAATAAACACGTTTTCCCTTGAAAATAGGGCGTGGTTCCTTTAACTGCTATGTTTATTTTTCGTTGGATCAGAAATCTGATTATCCTTTTCTTCGCTTCATCAATCCTGATGGTTTTGGTCTATCGGGTGGTGCCGGTATATTTTACACCGTTGATGTTTATCCGTGTATTTCAGCAGATGGCCGATGGTGAGGCTCCGAAACTGCATCACAAATGGGTGCCGCTCGAAGATATTTCTCCGAAACTGCCCCGTGCAGTGATTGCATCCGAAGATAATCTTTTTATGAAACACCACGGTTTTGACTTCAACCAGATTGAGAAAGCCGTTGCTGAGAATAAACGTCGCAAGAAAGCTCGTGGAGCCAGTACCATTTCCCAACAGACAGCTAAAAACGTCTTCCTTTGGCCGACCAGCTCCTTTATCCGCAAAGGCTTTGAGGTATATTTTACCGTATTGATTGAATTTGTGTGGGGGAAAGAGCGCATCATGGAGGTTTATCTCAACTCTATCGAGATGGGGGATGGAATCTATGGTGCAGAGAGCGTGGCCCAACTTCATTTTGATAAGTCAGCTAAGGATTTAACCTCATCAGAAGCTGCTACTATTGCCGCCACTTTACCTAATCCTATTCGATTCAATTCAGCACATCCTTCTGCTTATATCCGGAAGCGTCGGGAACAGATTGTTCGCCAGATGCCGCACATGGGTAAGATTGATTTTCTGGATAAACACAAAAGGAAGAAAAACGATTAATCCGATATTTAACCGTGTCATCAGATATTCAGCATAGTGAAGCATTCGACTTCCGGGATTGGAGAACGACCGATTACCGGGAAGCGTGGGACAGGCAGAAAGAGATCTTCGATGCTGCCGTCTCAGCTAAACTTGCGGCTGGAAAAGCACAGAACACTCTGATATTTTGCGAACATCCTCCGGTGATTACTATCGGTAAAAGCGGGGACAAAGCCAATCTGCTCTTTACCGGTGAACGGTTGGCGCAACGGGGTGTCGCTTTCTACGAGATTGATCGGGGAGGCGATGTGACCTTCCACGGTCCCGGCCAGATAGTCGGTTATCCCATCTTCGACCTCGAACAGTTCCATCTCGGGCTGAAACAATACATCATGTTACTTGAAGAGTCTATTATCCGTCTGCTTGCTCTGTACGGATTAAAAGGCGAGCGGTTGGAGTCGGCTACCGGAGTCTGGCTTGACACCGACAATCCCCAACGCACGCGCAAGATTTGTGCCATTGGAGTACGCAGTAGCCGTTATGTGACCATGCATGGTTTTGCGTTGAATGTCAATACCGACCTTTCCTATTTCTCTCTCATTCATCCTTGTGGCTTTATCGATAAAGGGGTGACCTCCCTGCAAAACGAACTGGGGCTCCCCCTCGATATGGAGATGGTAAAAACGCAGCTTCTCGCAATTATGCAGGAGTTGTTTGTGATTCCTTTATAAGCTATTCAGCAATCCTACCGCCCCCAGATAAAACATCACCTCGCAAAGCAGCGTTGTTGCTCCGCAGATGTCTCCCGTATAACCCTGTATCTTCTTTTTGATGTAGAGATAGATAAATGCCATCATCGCCAGTGACAATATTCCGGCACACCAAAGCTTCACCGGTAGAAACAATACCATCGGTAATAATCCGAATACCAATACTCCAATTATCCCGATAAATGTCAGTTTATCGTAAATGGTTTTTGCCTTGCTTTCGCTCTCTTTGCGGGCGTAGGGGAGGTAGTTGATCATCAGTGCCGTGAGCATCTTGGATAATGGATCGGCGGAGAAGATTAATAGCATGGCAGTCTTTGCCGGGACGGAGGCCAGCAGATTGACCAGCAACAGGTAATAGACCACAATCCCGATCAGGGCGTAGCTGCCCACGTGCGAATCTTTCATGATGCGCAGGATGTCGTCTTTGGTCCGCCCGCCACCGAAACCATCGAAGAAATCTCCCAGTCCGTCTTCGTGGAAAGCTCCCGTCAGTAACAGTCGAACAACGAATGCCAGTATCACGGCTACCACCGGTGGGACCAGAAAAGAGGATCCCCACAATGTCAGTCCCGTGATTCCTCCTGTAATCCATCCGGTCAATGGCCAGTATCCGATGATTTTGCGGAAGGCTTCTCCGGGGATTTCCACGAGTTTCCATAAGGGAATGCGGGTAAAGAAGGTGATGGCGGCGAGGAGAGAGAAGGGATACATGCGATTTATAATTTTTGTCTTCCAATGCATAATCCAGAAGTACTTTGAAGTATGTCAGTTTTCATTTTAAAATGAATATACTGAGTGTCTTTTAAGTTTGAAGATAATGTAATGTTTAAAGAATCCTTCATATCAGACTTTCTCCATTCATTTTTTGATTTTTTGCAGTCCAAGATCAAACTCTGAGTAAATGGTACGGTTTTAATTTCCAAGATTCTATTAAAATCTTGACTGATGATTATATCTACAATATCTTTTGATATTCCCAAAAAGAATATATGAGAATCATAGGAGTATGTGTTACCTAATATTTCTTTTTCGAGATTATACGCTTTAAAGTTGACAAAGCTTTCCGATAATTCAATTTTATTAAACCCCCCATTGACAAGAGGTACTTTATTTAAATGCATATAGTCATTCGTATTTTCAATCGCTTTTATTCTATCAGCTAACGCAATGGTTAAATGAGATCTTTCTGTAATATATCGAATTATTGAATGATAGAAATATAGTCTTTTCAATAACCTCGTTTTTTTAGGAGAAATATCAAAACTTCTGATAGGAGGATCAACTAACCATGCTTGTAAGTTATGATTTCTGTCAGCAACAGTTATAATACCAATATTGGTATTATTTGAGATAGGACGTCTATTGATGAATTTGGGATCTAGTTTTTTTCCAATAATACTATTCTTGTGATTTGAAACTGAACTACTTTTTTTTGAGTTGTCAGGAATTATACTTCCCTTTGTTTCAATATTAATGAAGCGTTCTTCTAATGAAGAGATTCTATTAAAGTCAAAATCTTTGTGTTTACTAATTGGTATTTTGGTCCAATCTGCTTGCGTGAAGCCATACAGTGTACTTGCTACAGATAAGCCACCTGCAATTCCTATCATTTCAGATACATCGTTTGCTTCAATGATTTCACCAGGAAATTTGTTTATTAAAGCACCTCTTTCATCAAGTTCCAAATATAGATCATAATGTCCCCAATTCTGGGCCATTTCTTTCAAATCAATAAAAGAGCTTTCTTTCCCATTTAAAGAGTGCTTATGTCTAAAGAAAGCATATGTTTTAAAGTCTTCAAGTGGAATGCTAATTGTTTTCCCAGCTATTTTTTCAATGACATCAAAGTCTTTTGGGAAATTGTTTTGTATTAGACCTTTTTGTTCTTGGTCATAATAATCGATTCTTATTTTAACTGATGCCATTTTTGTGTAATGATAAGTTATTGATTTAAATGCATATATATTGAAGGAAGGCCTCCCCTTAAAAATACTTAGTCACACTAGCCTTTTGCCACGAGCTCATCTCGTTAATCATGCGCACAGCCGATTCTATCAACGGATAGGCGCAGAGCGCACCCGAACCTTCACCCAGTCGGAGGCCGAAGTTAATCAACGGTTTGGCACCGAGGAAGTCCAGAAGCATTTTGTGGCCCGCTTCGTCGCCCTGGTGGGTGAAGATAGCGTATTCCAGCACCTCCGGACAGATGCGCGATGCCGCCAGGATGCAGTTGGTCATGATAAATCCGTCGATGAGGATCACCATTTTTAGTTCAGCCGCTTTGAGCATGCCGCCCACCGCCATCACCATCTCGTAACCGCCGAAATAGCGGATGTAGTCGAGGTCTGAACCATCACCTTTGTAGTTATCGAGCGCTGCTTTGAGGATGCGGTATTTGCGTTTCACCCCTTCGCTGTCGAAGCCGCTTCCCGCGCCCACGCATTTCTCCAGTTCGATACCTGTCAGGCAAGCCATCCACATGGAAGATGATGATGTGTTGCCGATACCCATCTCCCCGAAGCTGACGAGGTTCGTCCCTTCGCGGTGACACATCTCTATGACGCTGGCACCCCGTTCCAGGCAGAGATTAAACTCCTCTTCGGTCATGGCCGCTTCGTGCAAATAGTTGCGCGTACCTTTTCGTACCTTGAGGTCAATCAGTTCAGACATGGGTTCAAAATCGTAATTAATCCCCGAGTCCACCACTTTCATTCCGATGCCGTGCTGACGGGCAAAGAAGTTGATTCCCGCGCCCCCTTCGATGAAGTTGAAGACCATTTGCGGTGTGATTTCGGGCGGGGAGAAGCTGATTCCTTCGGCGGCGATGCCGTGGTCACCCCCGTAGATGATATTTTGCGGGTTGGTAATGGTGGGAGTGAGGGTTTGCTGGATGGTTCCGATCTGTACGGCCATCTCTTCCAGACGACCCAGCGAACCTTTCGGTTTGGTTAGGTTGTCAATTTTGTCCTGCAACTGAGTCGCAATCTCTTTGCAGGGTTTTTCGATTTTGAATGAATGCTTGTTCATACGCGTTATGTTTTTATTGCTTTCTGGCAATGCGTTGTTTCGGTGTTGTTTTATTCTGAAGATATTTCCTTCAGTCGTCATCCTTGCTCTTGCAGTCGTCATTCTTGCTCTTGCAGTCGTCGTCCTTGCTCTTGCAGTCGTCGTCCTTGCTCTTGCAGTCGTCATCCTTGCTCTTGCAGTCGTCATCCTTGCTCTTGCAGTTGTCATCCTTGCTCTTGCAGTCGTCATCCTTGCTCTTGCAGTCGTCGTCCTTGCTCTTGCAGTCGTCATCCTTGCTCTTGCAGTCGTCATTCTTGCTCTTGCAGTCGTCGTCCTTACTCATGCAGTCGTCGTCCGAGGTGTTGCAGTCTTTAATCAGGTGTGGTGAAAGCTCTCTATTTTACCATTAATGGAATCCCAGATACCAGCATCACCACTTCATCACAATGTTTGGCTATAAACTGGTTGGTCCAACCGATTAAATCTGTAAAGCGACGTTGCAAATCATTAGGAGAAGTGCCTCCCAGCCCGATTTCGTTGGTTACAAAGATAAAGACAGCTTCCTGATTGATAAAGGCTTCGAAGTTTTTTTTGACGGAAGATAAAGATTGTTCCACGTCGCCATTTGTCTCTGTGAAGAAGTTGGTACACCAGAGCGTTACGCAGTCTATCACGACCACGCGGCCGGTTACATTGATGTTTTGCAGCTCTTTCTCTTCTTCGATGTTGGTCCATTCGGGGCCGCGGTCGCGCTTATGACGCTCGATGCGTTCGCGGTGTTCGTCGTCCCAGATGGCCGAGGTCGCGAGATAGACGGGATTTTCCGATAAAGACAGGGCCAGGTTTTGCGCGTAACTGCTTTTACCGGAACGCTGTCCGCCTGTGACGAGGATGATTTTTTTCATTGGTTGTTATTCGGTTAAACCTCCAAGGTTTTTAAAACCTTGGAGGTTTTGGGATAATCGTTATTTTATTTTGAAATAATATTTCGGTTGGTAATCCGGCAACAGTTCCGGGTGGAATATCTTCACCAGATCTGCCAGTATCACGTCCGGTTCCATCGGTCCCTCTTCGTAGAAAGGTGTTTTGGCACTGTTGCAGGCAAAGACATTTTTATTTCTGAATGCATCAAACTGTTTGTACAGTTCGTAATCCTTTTGCAGGAGCGGGTAGGTGAGTTCACCCTTCGCATCGTTGTATTTGATGAGCCAGTATTGCGCTTTTTCCGCTTTGGCATAGACTGTTTCGAAGGAGAGGGGTGTCGAACCCGCGTTACGAGAATCCGCCCAGAGGTAATCAGCCCCTGCATCCGCAAGGAAGCGTCCCATGTAGCTGTTTCCTCCCGGTACATACCACACCTGACCGTATTTCTTTTCGGTGAATACCGTCGGTTTGTCTTTTTCCTGTCGGGCCAACGCCGCAAGTTTGTTGTATTTGGCCTCTATTTTGGAGAAAATCTCTTCCGCACGCTTCTCTTCACCGGTGAAAAGGGCTTCAAACTTAATCCATTCCGCGCGACCGAGCGGCGATTCCTCCATATATGACGCATCAATCACCACCGGCACGCCCGTCTTCTCAAACCGTCCGTAGCTGCTGTTTTCAAACGGTGAAACAATCAGCGCTTCGGGCGATGCCGCGATCAATTGTTCCAGGTCAATGGCCGTAGCCAGTCCGAGGTTAATGATACTTCCTTTAGCAAGACCGTCTTTGATCTCTTGCAGGTCGATAAATTCCGGTTCGCACACTGCCACGATGTTATCCACCTTGCCCAGTTGCTTAAGAATGCCCGCATGCACGGCGGTACATACAGCTATGGTCTGGATCGGGGTCTTTACCACCACGCCTTCGGGCAGATGGGCGGGTTTCTCTGCATCCCTGTCCACCAGAATGTAGGTTTGGAGGATTTTCGTGGTATCCCACGGGTTGCGCACCTTCACCTCGGTATAGTTATCGAAATATTGCACCGTGAAACCGCGGGCATAGCGCAGGTGAGTGCGCGTTTTTTCGCTTTTATCAGCCGTTTTATTTGTTTTCGCCGGGTTGCAGGAGGTAAATGTTGCAATCAATAGGGCGAGAAGGAGGGGGAATATGTGTTTTGTTTTCATATTTAGGAAAATGAAAATTGTTTTACCATCTGTAGGGAAGCAATGCTTTAAGTCAATTGAGGCGAGTGTTTATCTATTTGCTTCTTTAATCTCAAAATAGCACTTCTCACAAACGATTTTTATCCCTGCAAATTTCATGGCTTTAGCATTCCAGCCATCGTTCTTTAGTCTAACTTTCTCACAAGCATCACACCAAGCTTGAAAATCATCATCTTCGTATTCAAATTCCATGTTTTCGAGAGTTTCAAATGATTCATGGAATCCAGTTTTCTTTCTTTTATTCAAATGCTTGCAAACGAATGCTCTCCTTTTTCGTTCATGATTTTCACAATCAACATACTTGTCTTTTTCTTCCTTAGCTTGAAGATTGTCAACAAGTTCAGAAATAACCATAAAAATCTGTAGGTTATTACTGACAGGTCTATATGCTCCTATACCATTAAGCAATTTGCATGCAATTGCCGTAAACTCCCAGCCTTCATTCTCTTCGCTGTCAATGAGCCCAGTTGTAAGTTTTTCAAAACCATGTTGTTTGCCAAATTCGAGTACAAGTTCCATTTTCTTCTTTACTTTAGGTAATGTGTTATCATTATCCCATGACCATTTCCATGTATTTGATTTTGTAGAGAATGTTCCGACAGCGATATATCTGAAGTTTATTTCGGTTGTTTCAGTTGAAAATGTCAAGAGGCCACTCGCTTGGTCATAAAACCAATTTGAGTATGAATTCAAATCAAATCTTTTTTTGAACTCATCTTGCTTCTTTGTCAATTCATCAAAGCAATCGGATAGAAACTCTGTATATTTCATGACTTTTCTTTTTTACACTTACACTTTATTCGTATATGTCACTTTTAATTGATTCTGGAAGAAGTGATGCATCACGTTTCTACATCGTTATCCGTGTGCCAACAACATCACCGCCATCACCATCCCCACGAATGCAACCTGCGTCCACACATTTACCTTAATCGCTTTGGCAAAATCATCGTAGGTCAGTTCCCGTGCCGTGGTGCCGATGTAGGGTTTCTCCACGATTTTGCCGAAATAGACATTCGGCCCGCCGAAACGACAATCGAGAATGGCTGCCAGCGCCGCTTCCGGGTAGCCTGAATTGGGACTGCTGTGGCATCGCCCGTATTTCTGCACAAAGGTAAATCCTTTCCATTTTCCCGAAACCATCAACATGATCCAGCCGGTCAATCTTGCGGGAATCCAATTGGCGGCATCGTCCAGTTTAGCGGCGAATCTCCCGAAAAGCTGGTATCGCTCGTTCTTGTAACCAATCATCGAATCGAGCGTGTTCACCATCTTGTAGGCGAGCATGCCCGGTGCTCCCAGTAGCGCAAACCAAAACAGCGGTGCAATCACGCCATCGCTGAGGTTTTCGGCCAATGTTTCGAGGGCGGCGGTCCGGATTTGGTGGGCGTTGAGGTTTGAGGTGTTGCGCCCCACTATCCGTGCCACCTGTGTGCGTCCCTGCTCCAGACTTTGTGCCAATGCGCGGTTGACGTTGCGTACCTCTTTGATTAAGGTGTGTGCTGCGAGGCAGAAGAAGACGATGATGGCGTTTGCAATCAGATAAACAGTATGGTTGAGGTTCCCTATTCCCTGTAACAATGCATAACTTCCGGCAAATACGCTTCCCACGCAAAGCAGTGTCAGGATTGCGCCTTTGAGAAATCGTTTTTTGCCGTTGTTGAGAAACTTTTCTCCCCACGAGATCACTTTCCCGAAAGCAATGACCGGATGTGGCCAGTGCTCGGGGTCGCCTATCAGGGCATCGAGTACAATTCCCGCCAGCAAGGGCAGAATCAGTTCGGTTGAGAGTACCACGCTTTGATGTATTGGATCAATGTTTCGTTTTCTTCGGGCGTCTGGGTGCAGAGACGGATGTATTCACCCTCCAGACCGCGGAAGTTGGTGGCGTCACGCACCAGTATGCCTTTACCCAGGAGGTATTTCTTCAGGTCGGCGGCTTTCCCATGCCGTAGTCCGACTAAAAAGAACGGAGTAATAGAAGCATGCACTTCAAGTTGCCCGATTTCACAAAGCTGGTTCTGTAGGTTTCTTGAATCAACGAGCCATTGGGCTGTTGGCATATTTTTTTCGTCATGTTCTAATATGAACTTTCCAGCTTCGATAGCCAGGGTATTGACGCTCCAGGGCATTCTCAGAGAAGTGAATTTATCAATGAGCCGTTTAGAACCGATCATATAACCTAATCGTAGCCCCGGTATTTTATAGCTTTTAGTCAATGAGTGGACAAGGATCAGATTATCGTGTTGATGGACCGCTGTAGGAGCAAGAGTACGTTGCAATGTGAAATTGGCATAAGCCTGATCAATGACAAAGGTGGTTTTGGGATATTTATTTACCCAGTCTAAGATGTTATTTTTCGAATAGAAGTACCCGTCAGGATTATTAGGCAAACATAGCCACATCAAGTCGGGTTGGAATCGCCTCAATGCGTCCTGAATGTCTTGCCTGGAGGTGAAATAAAGCCTGTGCGAGTGGATGCGGCAAGCATCTTCATACTCCGAAAATGAAGGTGTGGCTATCAGTGAATTATGCGAACGGAAAGCCTGTGCTATCAGATAAAAAGCTTCGGTCGATCCGTTGGTCACCAATAACCGGTTTGCCGCAACGTTGAGTTTTTTGCTTAACGCTTTCACCAGCGAGTCTGCATTAGGCTCAGGATAGCTGACGGTGGTAGGTAATGCCTTTGACAGATGCTCGTACAGCTCTGTCATATCTGCTCCAAACCATACGTTGGAACTGAAATTGGAGATTATCTCCTCATTTGATGTGTAATTGTCGTCTCCGTGTCCGTAGATCATAGTGTCGATTGTGTTGTTGATTGACTCCTTATATATCAAGGTTCAAAATTAAGTGTTCAAGGCAAATATCTGTGTTTTATATCGCTAAAGAGTGAGCGAAAATTCGCATTGTCATCCCGTGCT belongs to Parabacteroides sp. FAFU027 and includes:
- the cbiB gene encoding adenosylcobinamide-phosphate synthase CbiB, whose protein sequence is MVLSTELILPLLAGIVLDALIGDPEHWPHPVIAFGKVISWGEKFLNNGKKRFLKGAILTLLCVGSVFAGSYALLQGIGNLNHTVYLIANAIIVFFCLAAHTLIKEVRNVNRALAQSLEQGRTQVARIVGRNTSNLNAHQIRTAALETLAENLSDGVIAPLFWFALLGAPGMLAYKMVNTLDSMIGYKNERYQLFGRFAAKLDDAANWIPARLTGWIMLMVSGKWKGFTFVQKYGRCHSSPNSGYPEAALAAILDCRFGGPNVYFGKIVEKPYIGTTARELTYDDFAKAIKVNVWTQVAFVGMVMAVMLLAHG
- the cobT gene encoding nicotinate-nucleotide--dimethylbenzimidazole phosphoribosyltransferase — protein: MNKHSFKIEKPCKEIATQLQDKIDNLTKPKGSLGRLEEMAVQIGTIQQTLTPTITNPQNIIYGGDHGIAAEGISFSPPEITPQMVFNFIEGGAGINFFARQHGIGMKVVDSGINYDFEPMSELIDLKVRKGTRNYLHEAAMTEEEFNLCLERGASVIEMCHREGTNLVSFGEMGIGNTSSSSMWMACLTGIELEKCVGAGSGFDSEGVKRKYRILKAALDNYKGDGSDLDYIRYFGGYEMVMAVGGMLKAAELKMVILIDGFIMTNCILAASRICPEVLEYAIFTHQGDEAGHKMLLDFLGAKPLINFGLRLGEGSGALCAYPLIESAVRMINEMSSWQKASVTKYF
- a CDS encoding DUF6882 domain-containing protein, which produces MKYTEFLSDCFDELTKKQDEFKKRFDLNSYSNWFYDQASGLLTFSTETTEINFRYIAVGTFSTKSNTWKWSWDNDNTLPKVKKKMELVLEFGKQHGFEKLTTGLIDSEENEGWEFTAIACKLLNGIGAYRPVSNNLQIFMVISELVDNLQAKEEKDKYVDCENHERKRRAFVCKHLNKRKKTGFHESFETLENMEFEYEDDDFQAWCDACEKVRLKNDGWNAKAMKFAGIKIVCEKCYFEIKEANR
- a CDS encoding ABC transporter substrate-binding protein, whose translation is MKTKHIFPLLLALLIATFTSCNPAKTNKTADKSEKTRTHLRYARGFTVQYFDNYTEVKVRNPWDTTKILQTYILVDRDAEKPAHLPEGVVVKTPIQTIAVCTAVHAGILKQLGKVDNIVAVCEPEFIDLQEIKDGLAKGSIINLGLATAIDLEQLIAASPEALIVSPFENSSYGRFEKTGVPVVIDASYMEESPLGRAEWIKFEALFTGEEKRAEEIFSKIEAKYNKLAALARQEKDKPTVFTEKKYGQVWYVPGGNSYMGRFLADAGADYLWADSRNAGSTPLSFETVYAKAEKAQYWLIKYNDAKGELTYPLLQKDYELYKQFDAFRNKNVFACNSAKTPFYEEGPMEPDVILADLVKIFHPELLPDYQPKYYFKIK
- the mtgA gene encoding monofunctional biosynthetic peptidoglycan transglycosylase encodes the protein MFIFRWIRNLIILFFASSILMVLVYRVVPVYFTPLMFIRVFQQMADGEAPKLHHKWVPLEDISPKLPRAVIASEDNLFMKHHGFDFNQIEKAVAENKRRKKARGASTISQQTAKNVFLWPTSSFIRKGFEVYFTVLIEFVWGKERIMEVYLNSIEMGDGIYGAESVAQLHFDKSAKDLTSSEAATIAATLPNPIRFNSAHPSAYIRKRREQIVRQMPHMGKIDFLDKHKRKKND
- a CDS encoding YicC/YloC family endoribonuclease translates to MILSMTGFGKAVAEFPTKRVTVEVKSLNSKQLDLSTRIPGLYREKEMEIRNELSQLIERGKVDFSIYIENLGKESSTQINASVVDSYIKQISNIAENSGVALPADWFSVVLRLPEALKTEIQELDEEEWKGVHDAIVRAAKQLIDFRKQEGAGLQTLLGQKIEAISSLLKEVDNYEGERIERVKTRLAEGLAKLENVDYDRNRFEQELIFYIEKLDVNEEKHRLAHHLKYFLETMDHTHGQGKKLGFISQEIGREINTLGSKSNHAEMQKIVVRMKDELEQIKEQVLNVL
- a CDS encoding adenosylcobinamide-GDP ribazoletransferase, translated to MYPFSLLAAITFFTRIPLWKLVEIPGEAFRKIIGYWPLTGWITGGITGLTLWGSSFLVPPVVAVILAFVVRLLLTGAFHEDGLGDFFDGFGGGRTKDDILRIMKDSHVGSYALIGIVVYYLLLVNLLASVPAKTAMLLIFSADPLSKMLTALMINYLPYARKESESKAKTIYDKLTFIGIIGVLVFGLLPMVLFLPVKLWCAGILSLAMMAFIYLYIKKKIQGYTGDICGATTLLCEVMFYLGAVGLLNSL
- the lipB gene encoding lipoyl(octanoyl) transferase LipB; translated protein: MSSDIQHSEAFDFRDWRTTDYREAWDRQKEIFDAAVSAKLAAGKAQNTLIFCEHPPVITIGKSGDKANLLFTGERLAQRGVAFYEIDRGGDVTFHGPGQIVGYPIFDLEQFHLGLKQYIMLLEESIIRLLALYGLKGERLESATGVWLDTDNPQRTRKICAIGVRSSRYVTMHGFALNVNTDLSYFSLIHPCGFIDKGVTSLQNELGLPLDMEMVKTQLLAIMQELFVIPL
- a CDS encoding bifunctional adenosylcobinamide kinase/adenosylcobinamide-phosphate guanylyltransferase; this encodes MKKIILVTGGQRSGKSSYAQNLALSLSENPVYLATSAIWDDEHRERIERHKRDRGPEWTNIEEEKELQNINVTGRVVVIDCVTLWCTNFFTETNGDVEQSLSSVKKNFEAFINQEAVFIFVTNEIGLGGTSPNDLQRRFTDLIGWTNQFIAKHCDEVVMLVSGIPLMVK
- a CDS encoding aminotransferase class I/II-fold pyridoxal phosphate-dependent enzyme, whose protein sequence is MIYGHGDDNYTSNEEIISNFSSNVWFGADMTELYEHLSKALPTTVSYPEPNADSLVKALSKKLNVAANRLLVTNGSTEAFYLIAQAFRSHNSLIATPSFSEYEDACRIHSHRLYFTSRQDIQDALRRFQPDLMWLCLPNNPDGYFYSKNNILDWVNKYPKTTFVIDQAYANFTLQRTLAPTAVHQHDNLILVHSLTKSYKIPGLRLGYMIGSKRLIDKFTSLRMPWSVNTLAIEAGKFILEHDEKNMPTAQWLVDSRNLQNQLCEIGQLEVHASITPFFLVGLRHGKAADLKKYLLGKGILVRDATNFRGLEGEYIRLCTQTPEENETLIQYIKAWYSQPN
- the gmk gene encoding guanylate kinase, with product MNSKIVIFSAPSGSGKSTIINYLLTQNLNLAFSISATSREPRGTEQHGVEYYFLSPEEFRTKIAAGEFLEYEEVYTDRYYGTLKSEVDRILNDGHHVVFDVDVLGGVNIKKYYGERALSVFIQPPSIEELRNRLVFRNTDAAEVIDSRIDRAEFELGFASQFDVVIVNDDLEKAKAETLTVLKNFFEK